A genomic window from Cucumis melo cultivar AY chromosome 8, USDA_Cmelo_AY_1.0, whole genome shotgun sequence includes:
- the LOC103484259 gene encoding MADS-box protein FBP24, translated as MGRGKIAIRRIENRTTRQVTFSKRRGGLFKKTHELSVLCDAQIALIVFSSNGKLFEYCTQTTCMDQIIRRYQIAIGSRIPEHNMNDPEELERQVRSMKKETDDLQLSLQRYTAEDFSTFHLRDLDDIENRLQNSLNRVRARKSELLQQQVDNLRRKEKILEDENEQIYHLIKEEQMAMEEQQQQQMAAAVMMQKRRSEEDDEEVMMRLRRRAAHDSHDNAADDHQAQAAAVELQLQLQHDYHNHHHHDQASSCVLQLASVQQQLPSDPSPPPPPFLLPYRLQPFQPNLLDINLHSSTYE; from the exons ATGGGAAGAGGAAAAATCGCAATCAGGAGAATAGAGAATCGGACGACAAGGCAAGTTACATTCTCGAAGCGGAGAGGCGGTCTGTTCAAGAAGACCCATGAACTTTCTGTTTTATGTGATGCTCAGATCGCTCTCATCGTCTTCTCCAGCAACGGCAAATTGTTCGAATACTGTACTCAAACAACATg CATGGATCAAATCATCAGGAGATATCAGATTGCAATAGGGAGTCGAATTCCAGAGCATAATATGAACGATCCG GAGGAATTGGAGCGGCAAGTAAGGTCAATGAAAAAAGAAACGGACGATCTTCAGCTGAGTTTGCAGCGCTACACAGCCGAGGATTTTAGCACTTTTCACCTTCGCGATCTCGACGATATCGAGAACCGTCTCCAAAACTCTCTCAACAGAGTTCGTGCTCGAAAG TCAGAGCTGTTACAGCAGCAAGTCGACAATCTGCGAAGAAAg GAGAAAATTCTGGAGGATGAAAATGAACAGATTTACCATCTG ataaaagaGGAGCAGATGGCAATGgaggagcagcagcagcagcagatGGCAGCAGCGGTGATGATGCAGAAAAGAAGAAGCGAAGAAGATGACGAGGAAGTGATGATGCGGCTGAGAAGGAGGGCGGCGCATGATAGTCATGATAATGCTGCTGATGATCATCAGGCGCAGGCGGCGGCAGTTGAG CTTCAGCTTCAGCTTCAACATGATTACcacaatcatcatcatcatgatCAGGCAAGCAGCTGCGTCCTTCAGCTGGCCTCAGTACAGCAGCAGCTTCCATCTGATCCCTCCCCTCCTCCTCCGCCCTTCCTCCTTCCCTATCGCCTTCAGCCTTTTCAACCAAATCTTCTGGACATCAACCTCCATTCCTCCACCTACG AGTAG